AGTCGCGCGAACAGCGTCGATCGAACTGTGCTCGTGCCCTTTCGGCGTGGCAGAGAGCCGGTTTCCTGTCGCCGGTTGTCGACCATGAGCAACCGCATGACACGGCCTCCTGGATCGTGCCCATCCAGCGCTGATCAGACCGCCTTCTCCACGCCATCTGCCGCGTCTCCTCCATCACAGGAGACGCGGCAACCTCTTTCCCTAGGCCAGATCCTGAACCGTCCTCTCCAGCTACTGTTTAATCACATCTCTCTATCTCGCCCGCGAGTCGCCCCTCACCTCTTCATGCAGGCATCCACTGTACCAGGCCTCGGGAATATGTGATTGAACTCAAGGAGCAGGAATCTTACCGATGGTTCATCACTTTGGTCGTGGACCCTGATGAACCTTCGCGGGACATTGTCGCAGGCGGAACCATCGAACGGATCCCCTATAGTGAAGCCTGCTCGCTGGGCATGCCATGCACCTGGACCTCTTGCGATCGTGACGCGATCTATCGTTATTCCGAATCCGGCCTCTGGTACGACGCTATCGCCTGTCTGCTCGACCTTATAACTTATGAGGGGGACAAACAGTCGTTGGAACGAATGCTTCATCACCTCTTGAAACAGTCCGGAGTGTACCTGCCTACATAAGATCCTCTTCCTGCATTACTTCAACCCCGTAGTATAAGCGGAACGGGCATCATCGTTCGTTCAGATCTCCCCTAGAATGC
The Nitrospira sp. DNA segment above includes these coding regions:
- a CDS encoding DUF928 domain-containing protein, producing MIELKEQESYRWFITLVVDPDEPSRDIVAGGTIERIPYSEACSLGMPCTWTSCDRDAIYRYSESGLWYDAIACLLDLITYEGDKQSLERMLHHLLKQSGVYLPT